A region of the Myxococcus stipitatus DSM 14675 genome:
TCTCCGCGGGGCCCGCCTTCTGCTGGGGCGCGGCTGGCAGCCGGGCCGTCTTCTTCTTCGCCGGGGCGCGGCCCGCCGTCTTCTTGCGCGCGGGGGCCTTGCCCTTGGGCGCCGCCTTGCCCGCCGTCTTCTTCCGGGCCGCCGGAGCCCGGGTGCCGCTCTTCTTTCGTGGGGTCGTCGTCTTCTTCTTCGTTGCCATGTGCGGCGCACCCTACCGCACCCTTGGCAACACGGCATGGGTCCTCTATGGGGTCATGTCCATGAGCGACGCCCGGCTGGAACAGTTCAAGAAGATGGTGGCCGACTTCCCGGACTCCCCCATGAGCCACTTCTCCTTGGGGAAGCTGTACCTGGACCGCAAGCAGTACGCCGAGGCGGCCACCAGCCTGGAGTCGGCCGTTCGCCTGGACCCGTCCTACGCCGCGGCCATGGTGGCCCTGGGCGACGCGCTCTCCGGCGCCGGCCAGTCGGAGCGGGCCCGGGAGGTGCTCACCCGCGCCCGCGAGCACGCCGTGTCCCAGGGACACCCGGGGCTCGCCGAGGAGATTGACGAGCGCATCAACGACCTGGGCTGACAGCCCGCACGTCCGCCCGGCTCAGTCCCGCCAGGTGATGCCCACGCCGAACATCTGGCGCGAGTACGTGAGGTCGTTGCGAGGCAGCCGGGTGCTCCACACGCCCCAGGACAGCTCCAGGTCCACGCGCTCGGACACCGGGCGCGCCAGCTTCAGGGAGAGGGAGTTCTGCCCCTCGTCCTCCTCGACCAGGATGATTTCCGGTGAGAGGTAGATGCCGTCCGGGTAGCGGGTGATGCCCAGCGAGCCCTGGGCCATCAGGGTCAGCTTCCAGGGCAGGCGCACCCCCGCGCTGCCCGTCACCCGGTGCCGCAGCACCGTCTCCCCGAAGCTGTTGGAGGAGACCTCCTGGTACGAGTACCCCAGGCCCAGCGTCACCGGTCCCCGGTAGCTGTAGCTGAGGCCCGCGGTGAGCGCGCCGTCCTCGCGTCGGCCTGGCGCGCTGCCCTCGACCCCGGGCCGGGTGCGCGCCTGGATGCCATAGCGCCGGGCGCTCCACTCACCGAACAGCGTCAGGCTGTGCCGCCGGTTGAAGCGGTAGCGCCCCGTGGCCCCCACCTCGGCCCCGCCGAAGTTGGCCGTGGCGTCCGGCCGATACACGAAGCGTCGGGCGCCGCCTCGCACCCGCAGCGCCATGCGCACGTCCGGCGCGTATTCGATGAAGAGGCTGGTGCCCAGGTCCGAGTACGCCCGGGTTCCTCCCCGCCGGTCCTTCGCGTGCCCCTCTGCTCCCACGCCGAACTCGGTCCCCAGCGCGAGGGAGGCCTCCAGCGCGCCGGTTTGAATCAGCGTGTCCTCGCTCGGGAAGCCCGGGTACATGCGGCCGCCCAGCTCGTAGCGGCCCACCAGCTGCGTGCGCTCGAAGGTCACCCGGCCCTCGGCCGCGCCCAGGATGCTCAGCGCCGGGTCGACGCCCGGGGCAGGCGTGCCCCCGTCGGAGAAGTCGCGAGGGGCGTTGGTGTCCACCAGCAGCCGCGCGCTGCCCTTGAGCGTGCCTTCCCACTCGGCCGCGGACGCCGAGCAGGCGGCGAGCAGCACCAGGAGGATGCAGGGGGTGGGGTGGGAGCGGGACACGGCGCGGGGCACCATAGCTGGCCTCCTGCCTCCATGCCCCACTCACGGGAGGACGGGCCCGACTGCCCGGCTGGCACGAGTGACGTCCCGCCTGCTGCCCGGTACATTGCTGGAATGCGCCCTGTCTCACTCCTCGCCGCGGCGGTCGGCCTGGGGCTTGCCGCCTGCGCCCAGTCGTCGTTCATCACCGAGCTCAGGGGCGAGACCACCGTGCCCGCGAGCCTGCCGGGCGGCAGCACCGAGCTCAACGCCTTCCCCCCCATCAGCAGCCTGGCGGGAATGGACTTCGATCAGAACCAGGATTTCAAGAACCAGGGTCTGACGAAGAACGAAGTGACATCCGTTCATGTCGAATCCCTGTCACTCCAGATTCTCAGCCCCAACGACGTGGACTTCACCTTCCTGGACACCGTGGAGTTCTACGTCCGGGCGGGCGACCGCGAGACGCGCATCGCCTCGAAGGGCAACCTCAACCGCTCCAACCTGCGGCCGCCGAACCCCACCCTGTGGTTGGACGTGGCGGACCTGGAGCTGCAGCCGTACGTGGCCGCGCCGTCCCTGAGCATCATCATCCGGGGGAAGGGACGCACTCCGGAGCGGGAGGTGCGGCTGCGCGCGGTGGTGCGGTTGGAGGTCGAGTCCGGGCTGCTCTAGCAGACGCTCAGGGCGCCGCGAGCTCCCGGGCGCGGTGCTCCATGTCGCTCGCGCGCCGGTCCAACTCGCGGGCCAGGGCCTCGAGCCGGGCCGCCTCGTCCTCCATCTGGGACAGGTTCGCCGGGCCACCGGCCGCGAGCACCTGCGCGCGCACGGCCTCCACCTGGGGGCGTCGGTCCGAGGCGCGGGTGATGGACCCCTCGGGTGTTGGAAGGGAGGGGCCGCCTGTGCCTGGGTCCCAGCCGTTGGGGTTGCCACCGGGCGGCCTGCCCGCCGTCCCTTCCGAGAGGAACGGGCTGCCATCCCGGTTCGCGGGGTCCACCTGGATGGTCGTCCGGTCCGAGCTCAGGCGCACCCGCAGGCGGCGGTCCTGCTCGTCGAACATGGACTCCTCGCCGAGGAAGTCGCTCATCCGGCGGTCCAGGTCCTTCTCCTCGCGCACCTCGGTGATGTGAGCGCGCAGGAGCTTGAGCCGCTCGCGCACCTTGTCCTCGCTGTCGCGCAGCGCGTCCGCCTGCGCCAGCAGGTCCTCCGGGTCATCACCGCCGGGCGTCGCCTTGTCCAGCATGGGCACCTGCGAGGCCGGCAGCGCCGAGCGCACCGCGTCCCGCTCCACGCGGGTGGTGCGCATCGCCTCCAGGAGCTTCGCGCGCTCGGCCCGGTCCGCCGTGCCATCCCACGCGCCCCTCAGCCGCGCCAGCTCTTCCGACAGCGCCTGGTGCAGCGCCACGTGCGCGCGCTCCGACTCGCCCTCCGCCGTGGAGACCGCCTGCGCCAGCTGCGTCAGCGAGCCGCTCAGCTCCTGCGAGCGCCGCAGCGCCGTCTCCAGCTCCGTGCCCGCCGTCAGGCTGCCCTGGCGCTCGGCCTTCAGCGTCTGGATGCGGCTGGACACGGACTGGAGCTCGTCGCGAAGGCCCTGCTGCTGGGTCCTCAACGCTCGGGCTTCCGTCCTCGCCACCTGGGCTCGCGCGCGCGCCGCCTCCACACCGGACGCGCCCAGGGCGGGCACGCCCAGGAGCAGGCACAACGCCAGCGCGAGGGGGCGGGGATTCATCAACAACCTCCCAAGAGCAAAGCAGATGCCAGCTCGTCCTTCCAATCCCCATGTCCCGCCCCCGGAAAAGCGCTGGGATTCCAGGTGCCTGGGCGCCTGGGGTGGGACGGGGTGGGGAAGGGATGGCGGTGGAAAGTCACGGCGAGGGGCCCTGGGTCACGGATTTTCGAGGCTCAGCCTTCCTCGGGCGGCGTGCCCTTGGGGAGGAAGCCGTATTTCTCCAGCTTGTAGTACAGCGCCGACGTCTTGATGCCGAGCAACCGGGCCGTCTCCGTCTTCACGCCCGCGGCCTTTTCATAAGCACGGGCGATGAGCTGGCGCTCGAGGTCCTCGAGGATTTCTGGCAGCGGCCGGTCACCATGCGGCACGGGCAGGCCCGCGTCCATGCGCGGCGCGCCGCCGGTGAGGTGCACGGGGAGGTCCGCGGGCGTGAGCTGCTCGCCCTCGGCGAAGACCAGCGCCTGCTCCACGATGTTCTCCAGCTCGCGCACGTTGCCGGGCCAGGCATGGCGGGCCAGCGCGCGCAGGGTGTCCTCTTCCAGGCCCTGGATGCGCCGGTTCACCCGAGGCGCATGCTTGGCGACGAAGTGCCGGGCGAGGGCGGGGATGTCCTCGGGGCGCTCGCGCAAGGGCGGCAGGGTGAGCGGGACGATGTGCAGCCGGTAGTAGAGGTCCTCGCGGAAGCGACCCGCCTTGACCTCCGCCTGCAGGTCGCGGTGCGTGGCGCTCACCACGCGCACGTCCACCTTGAGCGTCTCCTCGCCGCCCACGCGCTGGATCTCCTTCTCCTGCAGTACGCGCAACAGCTTGGTCTGCACCGAGTGGGGAATCTCCCCGATTTCGTCCAGGAACAGGGTGCCCTGGTCGGCCAGCTCGAAGCGGCCCAGCTTGCGCTTCACCGCGCCGGTGAAGGAGCCGCGCTCGTGGCCGAACAGCTCGCTCTCCAGCAGCGTCTCCGCCAGCGCCGCGCAGTGCACGACGACGAAGGGGCCCTCCCTGCGCGGCGACTGCTGGTGCAGCATGCGCGCGATGAGCTCCTTGCCGGTGCCGCTCTCGCCGCGCACCAGCACCGTGGCGTCGCTCTGCGCGGCCTTCTTCGCCTGGGTGAGCAGCCGCAGCATGGGCTCGCTGTCGCCCACCAGGCTGCCATGGGAGAGCGCCGCGTCCGCATCGTGCGCGGCCGTGCGCGCCTCCAGCTTTTCCACGCGCCGCTTCGTGCTGGCCAGCTCCAGCCCCTTGTCCACCTTGGCGCGCAGCACGTCGGGCGTGAAGGGCTTGGTGATGAAGTCGTAGGCGCCCTCCTGCATCGCCTTCACCGCGGTCTCGATGGTGCCGAACGCCGTCACCACCATGACGACGGCGGCGGCATCCAGCGCCTTGAGGGCCTGCGTCACCGCGATGCCGTCCATCCCGTCCATCTTCAGGTCCGTGACGACCAGGTCGAAGGGCGCCTTGCGATAGGCGGCGAGCCCGTCCGCGCCGCCGCGGACCGCGGACACGGTGTGGCCGGAGCGCGTGAGGGTGACGGTCATCCCCTCGCGGAGGGTGTCGTGGTCGTCGATGACGAGAATGCGCGCCATGCTGTTGCTCGGCTCCTCATGCTCCTCGGGACTCCGGCCGTCCCGGTGGTGCGCTCGCATGAGAGCACACCTGGGGCGGCACCCTACACCGGTCCCGGACGAACGCCCGCTTCCAGAAGGCGCTGGCGCACGAGGGCCCCCGAAGGTACGTGAGCCCGCATGGACTCCCAGAACACCGCCACGCCCTTGAGCGCGCTGCTTGCTCGCCACACCCCCGAGGATGCCAAGGAGCGCCAGGACCTGGAGCTGATGCGTCACCACGCGCGGACGTTGCCGTCGCCCTTCTCCCGCGCGCAGCCCGGCGCGCACTTCACCGGCAGCGCGGTGGTGGTGGACCCGGACGGCGCGCGCGTGCTGATGGTGCTGCACGGCAAGCTCCACCGCTGGCTCCAGCCCGGAGGCCACTCGGACGGGGTGGACGCGGGTGACATGGAGGCCACCGCGCTGCGCGAGGCGCGCGAGGAGACGGGGTGCCGCATCCGGCTCCACCCCACCGCGCCCCGCCCGCTGGACGTGGACGTGCACACCATCCCCGCCCGGCGCGACGAGCCGGAGCACCTGCACCTGGATGTCCGCTATCTCGTGTACGCGGAGGACCCGGAGTCGCTCGCGCATGACCCTTCCGAGTCCTCCGGCGCGCAATGGCTCACATGGGAGGAGGCGCTCTCACGCGCCGATGAGGCACCCTTGCGCCGGATGCTCGACAAGGCGCGGCGGTGGGTGATGTCTCGCACACCGTGAGGACACGTGGCCCCCGGTGGCCCGTCTTCCCACCGGGGATGTGCCACGGGGAACAGGGTTCGAGCGGTGCAGGCTGAATTGTGAATCAAGGGCGTCGTGAGAGCGTTGCACGCGAACAGTCGCGTGGCGGGATGAAGGCGCTGTCACCAGCTTGGGGCTGCTTCAGCGCGTGAGGGGAACCATGTCGGTCCCGCTCCCGCTGGAGACAAGGAGCATCGTGGACCCCATGTCGTCTCCCGGCCCGGAAGTGACTGTCCCCACGTTCACCGCCATCGCCCATCGCTACGCCCCCCCACCGCTCACACCCACGCCGCACCCCCGCTGGGTGGAGTCCTTCCTGGATGCGACACGCAGGGATTGGGACGCGGCCTGTTGGCCCCCGTTGTTTCGCGACACCGCGGACGGATTGCATCCGCCCCTCTCCTCCTGGAGGCGCGTGCTGTCGCAGTTCTTCCTCATCGTCGAGTCCTTTCCCAAATACATGGGACTGTCCCTGGCGAAGACGACGTATGGGCAATCACCCGGAGATGCGAGCATCCGGCGTTGGTTGTTGCAGAACCTGGGCGTCGAGGCGAAACACGCCGAGTGGTACATCGACTGGGTGCGTGCGATTGGCGTGTCACCCGAGTCGCTCTTCCGCTTGCGCCCGCTGCCCGCGGTCCAGGCGCTCCACACACACCTGCTCGACACGTGCACGCGCGGCTCCCTGGCGGAGGGCGTGGCCGCGACGAACTGGGCCATCGAGAGCATCACCGGCGTCTGGACCCGCGAGGTGATGGAACCGTTCCGGGACTACGCGGCGGAGGGGGTTCGCGTCGACGCCGCCTCCATGATGTGGCTCAAGGCCCACGCGCGCTACGACGACCTGCACCCGGTGGAGGCGCTCGAAATCATCAAGCTCTCCACGGACCCGCGGGGCGACGAGCCGGTGCGGGTGTTGGCCGCCACGCGCAAGTCCCTGCGCCTCTACACCGCCGCCCTCCGCGCGTGCTGCTCCGACTAGCGAGAGCCGCACATCTTTGGCGCGATAAGCGGATTTTTCCTGATGTGTAAGCCTTTCGTGTAGCGCGCATATCTTGTGCGCGCACTGTCTGGAACCGTGCGGCCGAGTCCTGAGCCACGCACCGTGGGGTGCGCGGAAAAAAGGGCGGGCCCATCCAGATGAGTGGATTCACCGCGTCCATGGGGGAGTGGCGCGGGAAGGCGGCCCGTATGTGTTTCAGTGAGCAAGTGATTCGCGAGTATCGATGGCGCGCGCTGAAGGTGTTCCTGGCCTGGGTGGTGCCCGCAGCACCTGTCGCGGCCTACCTCAACGGGATGACCATGGGGGTCGCGGGTTGGGAGGGCGTCACGACTGTCGCATGGGTCTTACCGCCCATCCTCCTGGGGTTGGGCGTGGTGTATCCCATCCTGCTCATGCGGTGGCTCATCGGCAGCGCGCTGCGTGCACAGCCGGGAGAACCTCCTGGGTCCAGGCTGGACAGCATCCTGCGGCTGCCCTGGCGCATCGCGGTGGGGACCTCCTGGGTCGCATGGACGTTGGGCGGCATCTGGTTCAGCCTCCACGTGTGCCTGACGTGGGGCAAGCCCTTGTCCCTGGTGCTGGTGGGCACGCTCATCGGCGCGTGCTGCGGCGTGCTGCTGGGGTTCCCCATCAGCGTGTCGATGGAGCGACTGCTGTTGCCGTTAGCGCTGGAGGCGCAGCGTCGCGCGCCGACGCAGGTGGCTTCCGGGGGCGGGGTGACGTGGCCTCGGCAGGCGTGGTTCCTGCCATTCACTTTCGGCGGCTCCATTGTCGCGGCGCTGATGCTGAGCGGCTGTGTGGTGATGGTGAAGCTGGAGTCCATCCGCGACACGCTGCGTGTGGAGTTGATGGCGGAAGGCGCCGAGCGCTCCGCGCGGATGTTGATGGAGATGGGCGGAGCGCTGGCGGGGGAGCTGGCCTTCAGCCTGGTGTGGGTGGGAGGGCTGTTGTTGTTGCCGGGCATCACCATGTGGATGCTGGCGCGGCGGCAGGCGCGGGCGGCGCAGGCGGTGGGCAAGGCCATCGAGTCCGTGGCCGCGGGCCGCGTCATCGCCCCCGCGTGGGTGTCCACCGACGAGATGGGGGACCTGGCGGCGGGGATGAACGGGGTGCTGGCCCGGCTCAAGCAACTGCCTCGCATGCTCCAGTCCTCCGCCGTGAAGCTGGGGGAGGCGGGCAGCCACCTGCGCGCGGCCCATGACGAACAGGAGGAGGGCTTCACGCGACAGGCCGCCGCGCTGCATGAGGCGCAGGTGACGTCCGAGGAGATTCGCCGCACGTCGCGCATGGCGGCGGACCGGGCGGAGGCGGTGCTCCAGGTGGCTCGGCGCGCGGAGGAGCTGGGGCTTCAAGGGGAGACGGCCGTGGAGGGGAGCATGGCCGGCATGGAGGACATTCGCGCCGCGGTGGATGGCATCCAGCAGCGGCTGGCGAAGCTGGCGGAGAGCGCCACGCAAATCGCGGACATCACCGAGACGGTGAAGGACCTGGCCGCGCAGTCCCATGTGCTGGCGGTCAACGCGGCCATCGAGGCGGCGCGCTCGGGGGAGCACGGCAAGGGCTTCGCGGTGGTGGCCCGGGAGGTGCGTGCGCTGGCGGACCAGTCCATCCAGTCCACGCAGCGCATCCGAGGCATCCTCCAGGACATCGGCGCGGGCATCCGGGACGCGGCGCGCATGGGGGCGGAGAGTGTCCACACCATCGGTACGGGGCTGGACCAGATGCGCTCGTCGGGGAGCTCCCTGCGCGAGCTGTCGCGGATGTCCCAGGAGAACTCCGCCGCGGCCCGGCAGATTGCCGCCGCCGTGACGCAGCAGAACGTGGGCATCACCCAGATCTCCACCGCCATCGCGGACCTGTCCCACATCATGGACCTCACGATGAAGCGGCTGGAGTCCACCCGCGAGGCCACCCGCACGCTGGCCCACGTCTCCGGCGAGGTGGGGCAGATGGCGCGAGAGTTCAACGTGGCCGGCTGAGCGCGGTCGACCTCAGGGGCAGCGTCAGGGTGAAGGTGGTGTCACCAGGGCTCGACGCCAGGTGCAGCTCGCCCCCGTGCGCCCGCGCAATCTTGCGCGCGAGGGGCAGGCCCAGGCCGGTGCCCTTCTCGCGGGTGGTGAAGAAGGGCTCGAAGATGCGCTCCTGCTCGGACTTCGGCAC
Encoded here:
- a CDS encoding sigma-54-dependent transcriptional regulator, translated to MARILVIDDHDTLREGMTVTLTRSGHTVSAVRGGADGLAAYRKAPFDLVVTDLKMDGMDGIAVTQALKALDAAAVVMVVTAFGTIETAVKAMQEGAYDFITKPFTPDVLRAKVDKGLELASTKRRVEKLEARTAAHDADAALSHGSLVGDSEPMLRLLTQAKKAAQSDATVLVRGESGTGKELIARMLHQQSPRREGPFVVVHCAALAETLLESELFGHERGSFTGAVKRKLGRFELADQGTLFLDEIGEIPHSVQTKLLRVLQEKEIQRVGGEETLKVDVRVVSATHRDLQAEVKAGRFREDLYYRLHIVPLTLPPLRERPEDIPALARHFVAKHAPRVNRRIQGLEEDTLRALARHAWPGNVRELENIVEQALVFAEGEQLTPADLPVHLTGGAPRMDAGLPVPHGDRPLPEILEDLERQLIARAYEKAAGVKTETARLLGIKTSALYYKLEKYGFLPKGTPPEEG
- a CDS encoding TenA family transcriptional regulator, with amino-acid sequence MSVPLPLETRSIVDPMSSPGPEVTVPTFTAIAHRYAPPPLTPTPHPRWVESFLDATRRDWDAACWPPLFRDTADGLHPPLSSWRRVLSQFFLIVESFPKYMGLSLAKTTYGQSPGDASIRRWLLQNLGVEAKHAEWYIDWVRAIGVSPESLFRLRPLPAVQALHTHLLDTCTRGSLAEGVAATNWAIESITGVWTREVMEPFRDYAAEGVRVDAASMMWLKAHARYDDLHPVEALEIIKLSTDPRGDEPVRVLAATRKSLRLYTAALRACCSD
- a CDS encoding methyl-accepting chemotaxis protein, producing MVYPILLMRWLIGSALRAQPGEPPGSRLDSILRLPWRIAVGTSWVAWTLGGIWFSLHVCLTWGKPLSLVLVGTLIGACCGVLLGFPISVSMERLLLPLALEAQRRAPTQVASGGGVTWPRQAWFLPFTFGGSIVAALMLSGCVVMVKLESIRDTLRVELMAEGAERSARMLMEMGGALAGELAFSLVWVGGLLLLPGITMWMLARRQARAAQAVGKAIESVAAGRVIAPAWVSTDEMGDLAAGMNGVLARLKQLPRMLQSSAVKLGEAGSHLRAAHDEQEEGFTRQAAALHEAQVTSEEIRRTSRMAADRAEAVLQVARRAEELGLQGETAVEGSMAGMEDIRAAVDGIQQRLAKLAESATQIADITETVKDLAAQSHVLAVNAAIEAARSGEHGKGFAVVAREVRALADQSIQSTQRIRGILQDIGAGIRDAARMGAESVHTIGTGLDQMRSSGSSLRELSRMSQENSAAARQIAAAVTQQNVGITQISTAIADLSHIMDLTMKRLESTREATRTLAHVSGEVGQMAREFNVAG
- a CDS encoding NUDIX hydrolase, whose product is MDSQNTATPLSALLARHTPEDAKERQDLELMRHHARTLPSPFSRAQPGAHFTGSAVVVDPDGARVLMVLHGKLHRWLQPGGHSDGVDAGDMEATALREAREETGCRIRLHPTAPRPLDVDVHTIPARRDEPEHLHLDVRYLVYAEDPESLAHDPSESSGAQWLTWEEALSRADEAPLRRMLDKARRWVMSRTP
- a CDS encoding tetratricopeptide repeat protein; this encodes MSDARLEQFKKMVADFPDSPMSHFSLGKLYLDRKQYAEAATSLESAVRLDPSYAAAMVALGDALSGAGQSERAREVLTRAREHAVSQGHPGLAEEIDERINDLG